Within the Myxosarcina sp. GI1 genome, the region GAAACGCCAATAGCAATAGTTATGGCGATCGCGACGATGATAACTAGCTTGTTTTTAACCCACCGTTTAACCAAAAGTCGAACCGTTCCAGCCCCACATATAGCCTTGTGCGTCAGCAAATTCAATATAGATGCGTTTGGTTGGAACACCTAGTTTTTCGCTAATTTGCTGGCAAAAATGTTGGCTCATAGCTGAAGTCTGCTCCGAATTCATTGTACCTACGCTTTTGATTTCTATGTAGCAAACTGGATCTAAACTTCCTGCAAAAGTCATGGGTATGTCCGCTTCAAAAGCAGTCATGATATATGATTCGGGTTTGCCTATCTGCTTGGCCAGATCGGCAGAGAGACTCTTTAGTAAACTTTCTACCGTAGATTTTTCAGGTTGGGCAATTGATGACTGAACTTTAATTAGTGGCATATAAATAACAAAAGCTAAATATTTATCTATTTAATCAAACGACAAATTATTATCGCGATTGTGATTATACCAAATGGACAAAGTAGAAAAAAAAGAGGAGTAGTGCGAGTATAAAAGACTTTAGCGTGTATATTTTTTACTCGTCAATTGCTGGTTTGGTTTCGTAGTCGCGATCGGTTAAGGCTTGTTTGGTAGTTTGTTCGGCTCTAGTTACCGAGAAAAACTTATTATAAACCCAACCCGCTAGAATCGCACCTACAATTGGAGCTACCCAAAATAGCCACAATTGAGCAATTAACTCTGTACCAGCAAACACGGCAACACCAGTGCTGCGTGCGGGATTTACAGAGGTATTGGTAACGGGAATACTAATTAGATGAATTAAAGTAAGCCCCATACCAATAGAAATAGGTGCAAAACCAGCAGGAGTACGTAAATCTGTGGCACCAAAGATAATTATTAGAAACATAAAAGTCATGACAATTTCGGTAATCAAGCAAGTCCAAAGTGGATACCCCGCAGGAGAATGAACGCCATAACCATTAGTTGCCAGAGGATTAGAACCAGTAAGAGAAAAGTCTGCGTTGCCGCTAGCAATTAACCAGACGATAAATCCACCCAAAATTCCACCCAGAACTTGAGCAACAATATAAGGCAATAATTGACTACCAGAAAATCGCTTACCCGCCCATAGTCCAAAAGATACAGCAGGATTGAGATGGCAGCCTGAAATATTGCCAAACGTATAAGCCATAGTTAATACAGTCAAACCAAATGCTAGAGAAACTCCCACCAAACTAATACCTAAAGGAAAGTAAGTATCTTGTCCGATGGTAGCTCCTTCAGAAGTAAAGACGGCAGCTAAAACCGCACTACCACATCCACCGACAACTAACCAGAAAGTTCCGATAAATTCTGCAATGTATTTGTTCATTGTTTTTACGAAATTTATGCTGTAGTAAGTTTTCTGTCTCGATCGCCTAAATCTTACTAGCGGTGGATGTATTTGAAGATAAATTTTTATGACGTGCAGTTACTTTTAATACATAAACTTCAGACTAATTTAATCTAATCGAGAACCAAGTAAATAAAATTGCTAATTCAGCGATCGCTTTTTGTATTTAGATGTTACATTACAGCTTAATTTTGCGTGCCTTTAGTTGACAAAAGCAAGCAAGACGTTTTAATCTATATGGTAGTTACCAAACCTACAGTTTAAACTTGGTGACTTTATATCGGAGGAGAGCAATTATGGAATTATTGTCTCTTTCTCTCCTATTTGTATCTATTACTATTTACGATCGGTTTTTAAGTAGAACTGAATCTGAATCATAGATCTTGGCATTTGCCAGTAGAGGGGAATAGCGCATTCTCCCTAGAGAAACTCGTGCTATAGCAAAGGAACAGGAGAGATAGAAATTATGTTGTCACGTCAACCCTTTCCCCTCTACCCTCAATTTATACCAATTAACAGTATATTATATTTGTAACATTTGTCGAGTGCGTAGTCTACACTTCGAGCGGTTTGAGCATTAGGCATTAAGGCATTAAGTTTTTACATTTTTAAATATGTAAGCTTAGCAAGAATTTCACGCTATCTGAGACAAACATGTTTTTTAATTGCGATATTCACAATCGTAGTAACTCTTTACTGGCGATGTAATTATCTCTGATTGACTATCAAATATTTATTTAAAAAAAAGGGAACAATAGGCAAGAAGCGAGCGTAAGTGTTTCGTTATTCAAAAAACTATTACTAATTACTCAATTAAAAATGGGCGAAACCAAAATTAGCGATAATATTCTTGCTCCAAAATCAGGCAAGCAGCTAGTAATTTTACTTTCTCTAGCGGGTTTAGTAATTGTTAGCAGTTTTGCTATCATGCCATAAGTCGTGTCGGTTCTAATGAAGCAGAGATAGAGCCAGTTACCGCAATACCAGAGATCGATGTCGTAAGCGCTTTAGGACGTATCGAGCCATTAGGAGAAGCGATCGCGCTATCACCATCGCCTCAAGCTTGAAGATCGGGTGATTTTTGATGTCAGATCGCGTTCTGAATTTGGCGATATTGCCAGTTTAATCGCTCTCTCTGTACCGAACAAAAAACAGAGTCAGTTTATTTTTTCAGAACGACAGTTAAAATTTGTCCGCCCTACTTCCCTACTTTTTCTCGATTGCGCTGTATTTAAATAGTTAAATCGCGTTTCAAGCTATTAAAGAGCGCGGTACGACTATGAGTATTGATTTTGCCTATCGTACCATCTGACAAAAAATTGTTATGTCTGCATTAAACGCTCAAACAAAACATACAAATTAAGTGATAACCAAACCAACATTGGGAGACTGTTAAATATGCAACCCAGAAAACTTCAAGCTTTACAAATTCGTCACGATGCTGCCAAACTAGCTAGCATGAGAGAGCATCCCGCCCATGTTAGTAACGGTGAAGAATTTAAGTACCGCGATCGAGCAGGTAAGCTAACTCATTTAGGCAACTTTACCAAAGGATTACCACATAACCCAGAAACGGGTATAATTTCCAATCCAGCCGACTATCAGCAGTTAGTGCGGGGCATAGATTCTGGAGATCTGCGAGATTTTAAAGATACGCCCCTCGGTCCTCCTGGAATGGATGGGATTGAATTTCCTCAATGGGAGTCGCAAATCGCACGGGGACAAGATGTTAGAGCCTGGGAAAGTCAAGGGGCAGGTTTAACCTTCGATTTAGAAGGACCCGATGCTCAAGCTGTTACCATCCCTCCCGCTCCTACTTTAAA harbors:
- a CDS encoding phenylpyruvate tautomerase MIF-related protein, with protein sequence MPLIKVQSSIAQPEKSTVESLLKSLSADLAKQIGKPESYIMTAFEADIPMTFAGSLDPVCYIEIKSVGTMNSEQTSAMSQHFCQQISEKLGVPTKRIYIEFADAQGYMWGWNGSTFG
- the aqpZ gene encoding aquaporin Z; translated protein: MNKYIAEFIGTFWLVVGGCGSAVLAAVFTSEGATIGQDTYFPLGISLVGVSLAFGLTVLTMAYTFGNISGCHLNPAVSFGLWAGKRFSGSQLLPYIVAQVLGGILGGFIVWLIASGNADFSLTGSNPLATNGYGVHSPAGYPLWTCLITEIVMTFMFLIIIFGATDLRTPAGFAPISIGMGLTLIHLISIPVTNTSVNPARSTGVAVFAGTELIAQLWLFWVAPIVGAILAGWVYNKFFSVTRAEQTTKQALTDRDYETKPAIDE